From the genome of Scytonema hofmannii PCC 7110, one region includes:
- a CDS encoding HigA family addiction module antitoxin gives MTLDEDEQGHYLTIIDIEDYPNRSSRGDSNMSQKLTPARVSTPGKILCRELEARGWTQKDLAEIMGCPVQTINEIIRGNKQITPETAIELSQALGTSPEFWTNLETKYRLHLAGKEKKEQDIARKLDW, from the coding sequence GTGACACTGGATGAGGATGAACAGGGACATTACCTCACAATAATCGATATCGAAGATTACCCTAACCGGAGCAGCAGGGGAGATAGCAATATGAGCCAGAAGCTAACACCAGCGAGAGTATCAACACCAGGAAAAATTTTATGTAGAGAATTAGAAGCGCGTGGCTGGACACAGAAAGATTTAGCAGAAATTATGGGTTGTCCAGTTCAGACCATTAACGAAATAATCCGAGGAAATAAGCAAATTACACCAGAAACAGCTATCGAACTCTCTCAAGCTTTAGGGACTTCTCCTGAGTTCTGGACAAACCTTGAGACAAAATATCGTCTTCACCTAGCGGGAAAAGAAAAAAAGGAGCAAGACATAGCTCGGAAATTGGATTGGTAA
- a CDS encoding DUF4347 domain-containing protein, which yields MMNSTEHTTQTYKKNYTQKSVFTNHDTDNLNIVFIDTSVPDYQSLISGVKPGYQIVLLDPTKDGITQITEFLQGGIYQSVHIVSHGAEAKLQLGLTQLNNETLGLYRSQLQQWANALTDAADIFLYGCNVASGEIGQAFVQQLAEITGADVTASEDVTGNAELGGDWDLEVKTGEIESNGAFTREVRNSYKSILPMSFTSFADISGSAPYSVTVGDFNKDGNSDIAVARQSNSVLVLLGDGSGNFNTVDEYTVGATPVFVTTGDFNSDGYLDLVTANSGSNNVSVLLGIGDGSFGTTTNVLVGAIGTNPTSVVTGDFNGDGASDLAVTTNTNKVSVVFRKSDGTYGNPTLYDVGTTPNSIIAADFNGDGKLDLAVANSGSNNIAILLGNGGGVFSNATFSGLGSGVLNPKSIAVSDFNGDGKLDLAVANGSNNVSVLLGNNSGGFGNVINYGVDTSPSSITVGDFNQDGKSDLAVATGSSSGSISLLLGNGSGGFSSTNSVTVGSNPVSVVANDFNQDGKSDLVVANFGSGNFSVLLNESINSAPINTVPSSQSTKEETALTFNNISINDADALNNPVEVILTTSAGTLSLGTTTGINVQGDKTGTVVLLGTVTNINAALNGLSFTPNQNFNGTATIQIKTNDKGNTGADGAKIATNTFSVNVTPVNDAPVLFSNSVTVYAEADAWVDSSDVQANYGSSTALSVNNQSDTQSEAYIRFNLSSLPNGVSNVLTAATFRVTGSTSSGSYTHNLYHINSDTWQENSITWANKPVYQQIQSWLLPFNNGGSIQSQTVDATASVQAELSGSGNKKLSYVINNSSTSGHLVDYYSRESGSSFVPRLELSFSPITLTAIDEDDTQNSGTLVSTIVNGRISDADSAAQRGIAVIGSNNSNGQWQYSIDGVSWTSFSTSLSSSSALLLAADNSTKVRFVPKLNFTGAIANGITFRAWDRTTGSNGGTADTSINGGTTAFSMDIATADIKVNAINDAPVITAPTELTAEEHQPLAIDTSNGAISISDVDAGNQMVAVTLTATNGTMSLNSNAGLLTFTNGDGVEDVSMSFTGTLSNINAALLGMKFYATPNTTDGKIAITVDDLGKTGAGGAKTSDRTVNIKINPVNDAPVNTVPTTLQTTAEETALVFGENQIQISDPDATDKTVEVKLTAANGTLSLASTTEVNITGNTTGQVTVTGTIPKINTVLNSLSFTPALNFNGETTVQITTNDKGNTGAGGEKSDTDTINISVSPVNDAPVILSNSVTVKTAITEDDTNNNGVLVSEITTGNVNDPDAGALQGIAIVKTNNTNGQWQYSTDGGSSWNEFGTVSTSQALLLSSDPSTKVRFLPNANFTGNISDGITFHAWDQTDGFNGGKFDVSVNGLTTPFSSTTATAAFTVSPVNDDPVINSPVQLTADEDTPLVIDASNGVISIADVDAGDSSLVSVTLNAINGTLSLNGTKEGLVFTSNGSDGIEDATMTFTGTIANINTALLGMKFHPNLNSVLEGKIDITVDDKGNTGSGGAKTATSSVIVKINPVNDAPVNTVPTVLQTTNEDMVLVFSAAKGNQIQIGDLDAEENLENKDVQVMLAATNGTLTLANFDGITATGDSTSSITLTGRVPNINTALNGLSFTPFQNYSGVAEIKVTTNDQGNTGAGGAKIDEDTIKIAVNPFNDAPVLVSDTVTVYAEADAWVNSSSPSKNYGSDTTLKVRGVQNGSQQTYLRFNLASLPNGLASVLKTATFQMSGSSSEFGNEDYHSIYFVSNDTWTENTIAWKDKPAYQTQALGTWAIAYNGFQQHAVDVSSQFLTELSGDKKISLVVNHIDFNKPGLVYNYQSRENQTDVPQLTLALNPISVAAIDEDNTNNEGTLVSAIIAGRVLDTDPQALQGIAVLAKDNTNGKWQYSTDGTWIDFGNLSESAARLLAADDKTKVRFVPNTNFTGAIAQGISFRIWDRTNGSNGGISDTTNNGGSTSFSSAIAHAEINVKAVNDTPIINVPAKKTIKEDTTLVFAQTGGVISIGDVDLGDSNPLEVEVTLKVVNGNGIVSLNDTSGLSVTSGNGAENMTLTGTIASINTALASMQFLPKSNFFGTETVEITVNDKGNIGSGGAKTITNSVSIDVQSINDAPVNTVLNKELTTLEDTPIVFSGNNLISISDLDAGNQPVQVTLTATNGTLTLSSTNQLTFLYGSDGISDTGMVFEGTIANINTALAGMTFNPTPEISGAASVKITTSDLGNSGSPNTPDADEVLTATDTININIQSVNDSPLNQVPGKLTTDEDKPIIFSKENNNLISISDADAGSNSVQVTLVVTNGTVSLSGTTGLSFLNGNSDGQNNASMTFTGTLADINTALAGMSFNPTPNYSSSTPATIEMTTDDLGNSGGPNATDKDTIEIAINSFNDAPVHTFPNEVTTQEDTAFIFSGEQLISVSDADAGSNQVEVTLTATKGNLSLSGTAGLFITTGDGINDETIIFKGTLDHINAALAGMTFNPAANVFGEGGVTITTNDLGNTGGSAVTVTNTVKIIIEPINEPPVNSVPITAQSTIANTPLVFSQATNNRISISDIDALNNPVKVTLTATHGNLSLNANSITKLDFSQGAGDGTNDVSMTFTGTIDDINAALEGIKFNPEADFSGAGKVEILTNDRGYTGKEGEFGALTDNDFIDITITPVISITAFDAVANELGSEPGTFRISRTGTIGNLTVNFAIDNASTASVNDYTLNLSDQNKLSVEILDGQSFVDVILTPNDDTLPEGEESLQFNLVAGSGYVLDTAKSNAQIIIAANDAITYDIASNLAPNNSINEDDTGVKTLTFTVTRSGGIGIASQVNYALQGTAEFGSDYNNIQVTGGTPAKTGTLNFAVGETTKTITVDVLGDKTFEETETLAVALSDPHPTEAPASATITTNLAVVQITNDDSFSGIFIDDVTVNEGNTATFNVILSNPSYQKITVDYSIVDESTTANSDYTATPLTGTLTFNPGDTSKTIGVTALVDGQFEDAETFAVKLANSTNSEIKDTSGIGTIAPPTEIIGTPGIDNLMGTTNSDRIFGLEDDDVIIAGLGADEIDAGDGNDTVFGDLITAVANTTSNTSDLIKGGNGSDRIYGGEAKDWLYGEAGDDLLWGNDGADELWGGLGSDYLTGGKGNDMFVLARNEGIDTINDFRVGEDIIRLSGSLTYSALSMVQVLSNTIIFDNANQKHLAILTGVQASTLNISNFI from the coding sequence ATGATGAATTCGACAGAGCATACTACCCAAACTTACAAGAAAAATTATACTCAAAAATCAGTCTTTACAAATCATGACACAGACAATCTAAATATTGTCTTTATAGATACATCGGTGCCAGATTACCAAAGCTTAATATCTGGTGTAAAACCCGGTTACCAAATTGTTCTCCTAGACCCCACAAAGGATGGAATCACCCAAATTACAGAGTTTTTGCAGGGAGGGATATACCAATCCGTTCACATTGTTTCCCATGGTGCAGAAGCTAAGTTACAACTGGGGTTAACCCAACTTAACAACGAAACTCTAGGGCTTTACCGATCGCAGTTGCAGCAATGGGCAAATGCTTTAACTGATGCTGCTGATATTTTCCTTTACGGTTGTAACGTCGCATCTGGTGAAATCGGTCAAGCTTTTGTACAGCAACTGGCAGAAATTACGGGGGCTGATGTCACTGCTTCTGAAGACGTTACGGGAAACGCCGAACTGGGAGGAGATTGGGATTTAGAAGTTAAAACAGGGGAAATTGAGTCCAATGGTGCTTTTACACGAGAGGTAAGGAATAGCTACAAGTCAATTTTACCCATGTCCTTCACAAGCTTTGCCGACATATCAGGCTCAGCGCCCTATTCTGTCACGGTGGGTGACTTTAACAAAGATGGTAATTCTGATATTGCGGTAGCAAGACAATCCAACAGTGTTCTCGTGCTGTTAGGTGATGGTAGTGGCAACTTTAATACTGTTGACGAGTATACAGTGGGAGCAACTCCCGTTTTCGTGACGACAGGTGACTTTAACAGTGATGGTTACCTGGATTTGGTGACAGCCAACTCTGGATCTAACAATGTTTCTGTGTTGTTAGGCATTGGTGATGGCAGTTTTGGCACTACCACCAATGTTCTCGTTGGGGCGATTGGAACAAATCCCACTTCTGTTGTGACAGGTGACTTTAATGGAGATGGTGCTTCTGACTTGGCTGTAACGACAAACACGAATAAAGTTTCAGTCGTCTTCAGGAAGAGTGACGGTACTTATGGTAATCCTACACTCTATGATGTTGGAACAACTCCCAATTCCATTATCGCAGCTGACTTCAACGGCGATGGCAAACTTGACTTAGCAGTCGCAAATTCTGGTTCCAATAATATTGCTATATTGTTGGGTAACGGTGGTGGTGTCTTTAGCAATGCCACTTTCTCTGGATTGGGTTCAGGGGTTTTAAATCCCAAGTCTATTGCTGTCAGCGATTTCAACGGGGATGGTAAACTTGACCTAGCAGTCGCAAATGGCTCTAACAACGTTTCTGTTCTGTTGGGCAATAATAGTGGTGGTTTTGGAAATGTTATCAATTATGGAGTAGACACAAGCCCTTCATCTATTACTGTTGGTGATTTCAATCAGGATGGAAAATCCGACTTAGCAGTTGCAACAGGTTCTAGTTCTGGTAGCATCTCGCTATTATTAGGTAATGGTAGCGGTGGCTTTAGCAGTACTAATAGCGTGACTGTTGGGTCTAATCCCGTGTCTGTTGTTGCTAATGACTTTAATCAGGATGGGAAATCTGACTTAGTTGTTGCCAACTTTGGTTCTGGCAACTTTTCGGTACTGCTGAACGAATCAATTAATAGTGCGCCTATCAATACAGTCCCTAGCAGTCAAAGTACTAAAGAAGAGACAGCACTGACTTTTAATAACATTTCTATCAATGATGCAGATGCATTGAACAATCCAGTAGAGGTCATATTAACGACTAGCGCTGGTACTCTCTCTTTAGGAACTACGACAGGGATTAATGTCCAAGGTGATAAAACTGGTACTGTTGTGCTTCTGGGAACGGTGACCAATATCAATGCTGCTTTAAATGGTCTGAGTTTTACCCCAAATCAAAACTTCAATGGCACTGCTACAATTCAGATTAAGACGAATGACAAAGGTAATACGGGTGCGGATGGAGCTAAGATCGCTACAAATACTTTTAGTGTCAACGTTACACCTGTTAATGATGCTCCTGTCTTGTTCTCCAACTCTGTTACAGTTTATGCAGAAGCTGATGCATGGGTAGACTCATCCGATGTTCAAGCAAACTATGGTAGCAGCACGGCTTTGAGTGTAAACAATCAAAGCGACACTCAGTCTGAAGCATATATCCGATTCAATCTGAGTTCCTTGCCTAACGGTGTGAGTAACGTATTGACTGCTGCAACTTTCCGGGTCACAGGCTCGACTTCTAGCGGTAGCTACACTCACAATCTCTATCATATTAACAGCGATACTTGGCAAGAAAATTCCATCACTTGGGCAAACAAACCTGTTTACCAACAGATACAGTCTTGGTTGCTACCGTTTAACAACGGTGGTTCGATTCAATCACAAACTGTAGATGCAACAGCCTCGGTGCAGGCTGAACTTTCGGGTTCGGGTAACAAAAAACTGTCATATGTTATCAATAATTCTAGCACTTCAGGTCATCTCGTTGATTATTACTCTAGAGAAAGCGGTTCAAGCTTCGTTCCGAGACTGGAACTGTCTTTCTCTCCCATCACCTTAACTGCAATAGATGAGGACGATACTCAAAATAGCGGTACTTTGGTTTCTACAATTGTGAATGGTCGCATTTCTGATGCGGATTCAGCAGCACAAAGAGGAATCGCTGTTATTGGGAGTAATAACAGTAACGGTCAGTGGCAATATTCAATAGATGGCGTAAGTTGGACTAGCTTTAGCACTTCGCTTTCTTCTAGTTCGGCTTTATTACTGGCAGCAGATAATAGTACAAAAGTTCGTTTTGTACCTAAACTCAACTTTACTGGCGCGATCGCAAACGGTATTACCTTCCGTGCTTGGGATCGAACAACTGGTAGTAATGGCGGTACGGCTGATACTTCTATCAATGGCGGTACAACTGCTTTCAGCATGGATATTGCAACTGCTGACATCAAAGTTAACGCTATCAATGATGCTCCTGTTATTACCGCACCTACAGAATTGACTGCGGAAGAACACCAGCCTTTGGCGATCGATACAAGCAATGGTGCTATTTCTATTAGTGATGTGGATGCTGGTAACCAAATGGTTGCAGTGACTCTTACTGCTACGAATGGCACTATGAGTTTGAATAGCAATGCGGGATTGCTTACTTTCACCAATGGTGATGGTGTTGAAGATGTCAGTATGTCCTTTACTGGGACTCTTAGCAATATTAATGCTGCACTTCTAGGCATGAAGTTTTATGCAACACCTAACACGACGGATGGTAAAATCGCTATTACTGTGGATGACTTAGGAAAAACTGGCGCAGGAGGAGCAAAAACAAGCGATCGCACTGTCAATATCAAGATTAACCCTGTTAACGATGCTCCTGTCAACACAGTCCCTACCACATTACAAACCACCGCAGAAGAAACCGCACTCGTCTTTGGTGAAAATCAAATTCAAATTAGCGATCCTGATGCTACAGACAAAACAGTTGAGGTCAAATTAACGGCGGCTAACGGGACTCTGAGCTTAGCAAGTACAACTGAGGTTAACATTACAGGTAACACCACAGGGCAAGTCACAGTCACCGGGACAATCCCCAAAATTAATACAGTCCTAAACAGCCTCAGTTTCACCCCAGCACTCAACTTTAATGGTGAGACAACAGTTCAAATCACCACAAATGATAAGGGGAATACAGGTGCGGGAGGAGAAAAAAGCGACACAGATACCATTAATATTTCTGTCTCACCCGTCAACGACGCACCTGTCATCCTTTCCAACTCTGTTACAGTTAAGACGGCAATTACAGAAGATGACACCAACAACAACGGTGTTTTAGTCTCTGAAATAACCACTGGTAACGTAAATGACCCAGATGCAGGAGCGTTACAAGGCATTGCGATCGTCAAAACCAACAATACCAACGGTCAATGGCAATACTCAACGGATGGAGGCAGTTCTTGGAACGAGTTTGGTACTGTTTCTACAAGTCAAGCATTATTACTGTCATCCGATCCTAGCACAAAAGTTCGTTTTCTACCCAACGCTAACTTTACAGGCAACATTAGTGACGGTATCACCTTCCACGCTTGGGATCAAACCGATGGTTTCAACGGTGGAAAATTTGATGTCTCAGTCAACGGTCTGACCACTCCCTTCAGTTCTACCACAGCCACTGCTGCCTTTACAGTCAGCCCCGTGAACGACGATCCTGTCATTAACTCACCAGTGCAATTGACTGCAGATGAAGACACACCTTTGGTTATTGATGCAAGTAACGGTGTTATCTCCATTGCTGATGTAGATGCAGGTGATAGCAGTTTAGTCAGCGTGACACTCAATGCCATTAATGGCACTCTCAGTTTGAATGGTACTAAAGAAGGATTAGTCTTCACAAGCAACGGTAGCGATGGTATTGAAGATGCTACCATGACTTTTACTGGTACTATTGCCAACATTAACACTGCACTTCTAGGGATGAAGTTCCATCCCAATCTCAACTCTGTCCTTGAAGGTAAGATAGATATTACCGTTGATGACAAAGGAAATACAGGCAGTGGAGGGGCAAAAACTGCTACGAGTAGCGTTATAGTTAAGATTAATCCTGTTAACGATGCTCCCGTCAACACGGTTCCGACTGTACTGCAAACGACAAATGAAGACATGGTACTTGTCTTCAGTGCAGCAAAGGGCAATCAAATTCAGATTGGCGATTTAGATGCAGAAGAGAACTTAGAGAACAAAGATGTTCAGGTAATGTTAGCTGCAACCAATGGGACTCTTACATTGGCAAATTTTGATGGCATTACAGCCACAGGGGATAGCACGAGCAGCATTACCCTCACTGGTAGAGTTCCCAACATTAATACTGCCCTAAACGGGTTGAGTTTCACCCCATTCCAAAACTATAGTGGTGTTGCTGAAATCAAAGTCACCACAAATGACCAAGGCAATACAGGTGCGGGAGGAGCAAAAATTGACGAAGATACCATCAAGATTGCTGTTAACCCGTTTAATGATGCACCTGTTCTTGTCTCTGATACTGTCACTGTCTATGCTGAAGCTGATGCATGGGTGAATTCGTCTTCTCCATCTAAGAACTACGGTAGCGACACAACCTTAAAAGTGAGAGGTGTCCAAAACGGTTCCCAACAAACTTACCTTCGGTTTAACCTTGCTTCTCTACCCAATGGTCTTGCAAGTGTTCTGAAGACTGCGACTTTTCAAATGAGTGGCAGTAGTTCAGAATTTGGTAATGAGGACTATCACTCAATTTATTTTGTATCTAATGATACATGGACAGAAAATACCATCGCTTGGAAAGACAAACCAGCTTATCAAACTCAGGCTTTGGGGACATGGGCGATCGCATATAATGGTTTTCAACAACACGCTGTCGATGTGAGTTCCCAATTTCTCACAGAACTGTCGGGGGACAAAAAAATATCTTTAGTTGTCAACCACATTGACTTCAATAAACCTGGGCTTGTTTACAATTACCAATCCAGAGAAAACCAAACTGATGTTCCCCAATTGACTCTTGCTCTCAATCCGATCTCTGTCGCAGCAATTGATGAGGACAACACCAACAACGAGGGGACACTTGTATCTGCCATTATTGCAGGTCGCGTGCTTGACACCGATCCTCAAGCATTGCAAGGAATTGCAGTTCTTGCGAAAGACAACACAAACGGGAAGTGGCAATATTCTACAGATGGTACCTGGATTGACTTTGGTAATTTATCAGAAAGTGCGGCTCGATTGTTAGCAGCCGATGACAAGACGAAAGTTCGCTTTGTCCCAAACACTAACTTTACTGGTGCGATCGCCCAAGGAATTTCCTTCCGAATTTGGGATCGAACCAACGGTAGCAACGGCGGAATTAGTGACACAACCAACAATGGTGGTTCAACTTCCTTTAGTTCTGCCATTGCTCATGCTGAGATAAATGTCAAGGCGGTGAACGACACTCCCATCATTAATGTCCCTGCAAAGAAAACAATCAAAGAAGACACAACCCTCGTCTTCGCACAAACTGGTGGTGTCATTTCCATCGGCGATGTCGATTTAGGCGATAGTAATCCGCTTGAAGTTGAAGTCACCCTGAAAGTCGTCAATGGCAATGGAATTGTCAGTTTAAACGATACTTCAGGATTGAGCGTTACAAGTGGCAATGGGGCAGAAAATATGACCTTGACTGGTACCATTGCTAGCATCAACACTGCACTAGCAAGCATGCAGTTTCTTCCTAAATCCAACTTCTTCGGTACTGAAACCGTAGAAATTACTGTCAATGATAAAGGAAATATTGGCAGTGGAGGAGCAAAGACAATAACTAACAGCGTTAGCATTGATGTCCAATCCATTAACGATGCTCCTGTCAATACCGTACTTAATAAAGAACTGACAACTCTGGAAGACACACCCATTGTCTTTAGTGGTAACAACCTCATCTCTATCAGCGATTTAGATGCAGGAAATCAACCAGTTCAAGTCACACTCACTGCTACCAATGGCACTCTCACTTTAAGTAGCACGAATCAATTAACATTTTTATATGGCAGTGATGGCATCAGCGACACTGGTATGGTTTTTGAAGGCACTATCGCCAACATCAACACCGCACTTGCTGGCATGACTTTTAACCCAACTCCCGAAATTTCCGGTGCAGCCAGCGTAAAAATAACGACTAGTGACTTGGGGAACAGTGGTAGTCCCAACACTCCAGATGCTGATGAAGTTTTGACTGCTACAGACACGATTAACATCAATATCCAATCTGTTAATGACTCTCCTCTCAATCAAGTCCCTGGAAAATTGACAACAGATGAAGATAAGCCGATAATCTTTAGTAAAGAAAATAACAATCTCATATCCATTAGTGATGCCGATGCTGGTTCCAATTCAGTCCAGGTTACTTTAGTAGTGACTAATGGTACCGTCAGTTTAAGTGGTACTACAGGATTATCATTTTTAAACGGCAATAGTGATGGTCAGAATAATGCCAGCATGACTTTTACTGGCACTCTTGCAGATATTAACACTGCTCTTGCTGGCATGAGCTTTAATCCAACACCCAACTACTCCAGTTCCACGCCAGCAACTATAGAAATGACAACCGACGATTTGGGGAATAGTGGTGGTCCCAATGCAACTGACAAAGACACAATTGAGATTGCGATTAACTCTTTTAATGACGCTCCCGTGCATACGTTCCCAAACGAAGTCACCACACAGGAGGACACAGCATTCATCTTCAGTGGCGAACAACTCATCTCTGTGAGCGATGCAGATGCTGGTTCTAACCAAGTCGAGGTGACACTGACTGCTACGAAAGGAAATCTCAGTTTAAGTGGGACTGCGGGATTATTCATTACCACGGGTGATGGTATTAATGATGAAACAATCATCTTTAAAGGGACTCTAGATCATATCAACGCTGCTCTTGCGGGGATGACTTTTAATCCTGCGGCTAATGTTTTTGGAGAAGGTGGTGTAACAATTACCACTAATGACTTGGGGAATACAGGTGGTTCTGCTGTTACAGTGACCAACACCGTCAAAATCATTATTGAACCAATTAATGAACCTCCTGTTAACTCAGTACCTATAACAGCCCAGTCTACCATCGCAAACACACCGCTTGTCTTCAGTCAAGCCACCAACAATCGCATCTCTATTAGCGATATCGATGCACTCAACAACCCCGTTAAGGTGACACTCACTGCAACTCATGGCAATCTCAGTTTAAATGCCAACAGCATTACGAAATTAGACTTTTCTCAAGGCGCAGGCGATGGCACCAATGATGTTAGCATGACCTTTACAGGTACTATTGATGACATCAACGCTGCACTTGAGGGTATAAAGTTTAATCCAGAGGCTGATTTCTCAGGTGCTGGAAAAGTCGAAATTTTGACTAATGATAGGGGTTACACTGGCAAGGAAGGAGAATTTGGAGCTTTAACGGATAACGATTTTATTGACATCACTATTACCCCAGTTATCAGTATTACAGCCTTTGATGCCGTAGCGAATGAATTAGGGAGTGAACCCGGTACTTTCCGTATCAGTCGTACTGGTACAATTGGCAATTTAACAGTGAATTTTGCGATCGACAATGCAAGTACGGCAAGTGTTAATGATTACACGCTTAACTTGAGCGATCAAAACAAACTGTCTGTAGAGATTCTTGATGGACAAAGTTTTGTTGATGTCATTCTTACACCGAATGATGATACTTTGCCGGAGGGAGAAGAAAGCTTGCAGTTTAACTTAGTTGCAGGTAGCGGTTACGTTCTTGACACAGCTAAGAGCAATGCTCAGATTATCATTGCGGCTAATGACGCCATTACCTACGATATTGCCTCGAATCTCGCACCTAACAACAGTATCAATGAAGATGACACTGGCGTCAAAACTCTCACCTTCACCGTAACAAGAAGTGGGGGAATTGGGATAGCAAGTCAGGTAAACTATGCCCTTCAGGGAACAGCAGAGTTTGGTAGTGATTACAACAACATACAAGTTACGGGTGGAACACCTGCTAAAACTGGAACTCTCAACTTTGCAGTTGGTGAAACAACCAAAACCATTACAGTCGATGTTCTTGGGGACAAAACATTTGAAGAAACTGAAACTCTTGCTGTTGCTCTGAGCGATCCACATCCGACGGAAGCGCCAGCTAGTGCTACAATTACTACCAATCTCGCTGTAGTACAAATCACCAACGATGACAGTTTTTCTGGCATTTTTATTGATGATGTCACTGTCAATGAAGGAAACACAGCAACATTTAATGTCATCCTCTCTAACCCCAGCTACCAAAAAATTACGGTAGATTACAGCATTGTTGATGAAAGTACCACAGCTAACTCTGATTACACGGCGACACCATTGACAGGAACTCTTACCTTCAATCCAGGTGATACGAGTAAAACGATTGGTGTGACAGCATTGGTTGATGGTCAATTTGAAGACGCAGAAACCTTTGCTGTTAAACTAGCTAACTCTACCAACTCTGAAATTAAAGATACATCAGGAATTGGTACGATCGCTCCTCCAACTGAAATCATCGGTACACCTGGGATTGATAACCTCATGGGTACAACAAATAGCGATCGCATCTTTGGACTTGAAGATGATGATGTTATTATTGCTGGATTGGGTGCTGATGAGATTGATGCTGGAGATGGCAATGACACAGTCTTTGGGGACTTGATTACTGCTGTAGCAAATACGACCTCTAACACCAGCGATTTGATTAAAGGTGGTAACGGGAGCGATCGTATTTATGGTGGTGAGGCTAAGGATTGGCTTTACGGTGAAGCGGGAGACGATCTCCTTTGGGGTAACGATGGTGCTGATGAACTCTGGGGAGGATTGGGTAGCGACTACCTAACGGGTGGGAAAGGCAATGATATGTTTGTTCTAGCAAGGAATGAAGGTATTGATACCATTAACGATTTCCGTGTAGGAGAAGATATCATTCGTCTATCAGGTAGCTTAACCTACTCTGCCCTATCAATGGTTCAAGTTCTGAGCAACACTATTATCTTTGACAATGCCAATCAAAAACATCTGGCAATCTTAACCGGAGTTCAAGCATCCACTTTGAATATTTCAAATTTTATCTAA
- a CDS encoding type I restriction endonuclease, producing the protein MDFSDEIKQLSQNVQKQKSLVKNEEATKTAFILPLIKALGYNVFDVGEVEPEFVAASPGLKGEKVDYAIKINTEPVILIECKCCHEGLEHPKHSSQLFKYFNATAVRFAILTNGILYQFYTDIDKDNIMDDKPFFEFNLEEITKSSVNVLKKFSKAEFNPQGMKNFAINMLYTKEIKRLLSEQLNNPSIDFVKFFASQVYSKNLTTSVIDKFTDLVKQSVEDYFEERITKKIKDVINPPDLDEKEPETKDFIENQKSVITDNSSSNEKIKAFHIVEAILREVIDVNRIQCKDNRAYFSINVDTGNRKTVCRLRFNGGKKHIGIMDVDNNEVKHPIATLNDIYKVANILKDRAKFLTEGENFESPIHNISEF; encoded by the coding sequence ATGGACTTTAGTGATGAAATAAAGCAACTTTCTCAAAATGTACAGAAGCAAAAAAGTCTTGTAAAAAATGAAGAAGCTACGAAAACAGCTTTTATATTACCTCTAATTAAAGCTTTAGGATACAATGTGTTCGATGTTGGTGAGGTGGAGCCAGAGTTTGTAGCCGCGTCCCCTGGCTTAAAAGGAGAAAAGGTTGACTATGCAATCAAAATAAACACTGAACCAGTTATTCTTATTGAATGTAAATGTTGTCATGAAGGATTAGAACATCCAAAGCATAGCTCCCAGTTATTCAAGTATTTCAATGCCACTGCTGTTAGATTCGCAATATTAACTAATGGAATATTATATCAATTTTATACCGATATTGATAAAGACAATATAATGGATGATAAACCTTTTTTTGAATTTAACTTAGAGGAAATAACCAAATCTTCAGTTAATGTTTTAAAAAAATTCTCTAAAGCAGAATTTAATCCGCAAGGTATGAAAAACTTTGCTATAAATATGCTTTATACAAAAGAAATAAAAAGATTGTTGTCAGAACAATTAAATAATCCTTCTATTGATTTTGTTAAGTTTTTCGCCAGCCAAGTTTATAGTAAAAATTTAACAACTTCAGTCATAGATAAATTTACAGATTTAGTAAAACAGTCTGTAGAAGACTACTTTGAAGAAAGAATTACCAAAAAAATAAAAGATGTAATTAATCCTCCTGATTTAGATGAAAAAGAGCCAGAAACGAAAGATTTTATAGAAAATCAAAAAAGTGTAATAACAGATAATAGTTCATCCAACGAAAAAATAAAAGCTTTTCATATTGTCGAAGCAATTTTGAGAGAAGTCATAGACGTGAATCGCATCCAATGCAAAGATAACCGTGCATACTTCAGTATTAATGTTGACACTGGAAATAGAAAAACAGTATGTAGATTAAGGTTTAATGGTGGTAAAAAACACATTGGAATAATGGATGTTGATAATAATGAAGTCAAACATCCAATTGCAACTCTAAATGATATTTATAAAGTTGCAAATATTTTAAAGGACAGAGCAAAGTTTTTGACTGAAGGAGAAAACTTTGAATCTCCGATACATAATATCAGCGAATTTTGA